The Vicinamibacteria bacterium DNA window CATCGACTTGCCGCAAACGATCGGCTTCGAGCCGGGTGACCGCAACGCTCTCTTGTTTCGCGCCGACGGATCGGTCGCCGCGGTGAACGCCACAGGCCCGGTTGGGCCGGCCGTTCTGAGACAGGACGGGACGGACTGGATCGTCACTTTGCGGGACGGCACGACGCAATTGACGCGCACCATCCACGTCAGCAGCGGGGGCCGCGTTCGCGTGGTGTCGCAATGATGCCCAGGGGTAAGCCGAAAGCCGAAGACGGCGGGTTCACCCTCATCGAGGTGACGGTGGCCACGTTGATCCTCACCGTGGGTCTCCTGGCGCTCGCCCAGATGATGGCGCTCGCCACGAGCTCCAACACGCTATCCGGCCGAATGACCTCTTCCGCCGCGCTCGCCAAAGAGCAGCTCGAGCGTCTCAAGGCGGCGCCGTTCTACATCGACCCCCTCCTTCGCGCGCGTAATCCGATGCTCGCCGACGGAGGCGCTCTCGACTCCGCCGTGTCGGGCTACGTGCAGTACTTCGACGTGGACGGCCGGCAGGCCGCCGCTGGGAGCTCTCTGTACGAAGTTCGCTGGCAGATCGAGACGATCAACACGAACCTCCCTCTGGAGATGGTGGAAATCCGGGTGCGATGCCTTCCGTCTTCGGAGAGCGACCCCTT harbors:
- a CDS encoding prepilin-type N-terminal cleavage/methylation domain-containing protein, whose amino-acid sequence is MMPRGKPKAEDGGFTLIEVTVATLILTVGLLALAQMMALATSSNTLSGRMTSSAALAKEQLERLKAAPFYIDPLLRARNPMLADGGALDSAVSGYVQYFDVDGRQAAAGSSLYEVRWQIETINTNLPLEMVEIRVRCLPSSESDPFAVIGEALFATYRTANVS